In a single window of the Arachis hypogaea cultivar Tifrunner chromosome 6, arahy.Tifrunner.gnm2.J5K5, whole genome shotgun sequence genome:
- the LOC112696931 gene encoding pentatricopeptide repeat-containing protein At3g29230-like translates to MQLPAAAARAPTWFSTCCLLDEKLSDLHRCSNLNTVKQIQAQVVKHDVHQDPYVAQKLVAAFSVSRHLPSAGNAFNLMIHAHVVKFGFFGSDIFVPNSLIDLYCKCGGARIDAAIWLFLEMEERDVVSWNSVIGGLLRGGEFEKACKVFGEMPERDVVSWNIMLDGYAKAEEMGKVFEMFEGMPERNVLSWATMVWGYCRVGDVNMSRMFFDKCPGKNLVIWTTMISWYAEKGLVNEAIKLYVKMEGVGMRVDDGFLISILTACAESGMAALGKRIHASVERRRFRYSTKVLCGCVDVALGVFSRIEKKDLVPWNSLIQGLDMHERGEKALELFTRMVHEGFEPDKYTFIGLLCACTHAGLVNEGVLLLLNGESAWDCSSS, encoded by the exons ATGCAATTGCCTGCTGCAGCGGCGCGTGCGCCCACATGGTTTTCCACTTGCTGCCTTCTCGATGAAAAGCTCTCTGACCTCCACCGCTGCTCAAACCTCAACACCGTGAAGCAAATCCAAGCTCAAGTCGTCAAGCACGACGTCCACCAAGACCCTTACGTCGCACAGAAACTCGTCGCCGCGTTCTCCGTCTCCCGCCACCTCCCCTCCGCCGGCAACGCATTCAACCTC ATGATCCACGCACATGTGGTGAAGTTTGGGTTTTTTGGGAGTGATATATTTGTGCCAAACTCGTTGATAGATTTGTATTGTAAATGTGGGGGAGCTAGAATTGATGCGGCAATTTGGTTGTTTTTGGAGATGGAGGAACGAGATGTGGTGTCTTGGAACTCTGTGATTGGTGGGTTGTTGCGAGGTGGTGAGTTTGAGAAAGCCTGCAAGGTGTTTGGTGAAATGCCTGAGAGGGATGTGGTTAGTTGGAACATCATGTTGGATGGGTATGCTAAGGCTGAGGAGATGGGGAAGGTGTTTGAGATGTTTGAGGGAATGCCTGAGAGGAATGTCCTGTCATGGGCGACGATGGTTTGGGGGTATTGTAGAGTTGGGGATGTGAATATGTCAAGGATGTTCTTTGATAAGTGTCCTGGGAAGAACTTGGTGATTTGGACCACTATGATATCTTGGTATGCTGAGAAGGGGCTTGTTAATGAGGCAATAAAATTGTATGTTAAGATGGAGGGAGTTGGGATGAGGGTTGATGATGGGTTTCTGATAAGTATTTTAACTGCATGTGCTGAGTCTGGAATGGCTGCGTTAGGGAAAAGAATTCATGCTTCTGTTGAGAGGCGGAGGTTTAGGTATAGCACTAAGGTGTTGTGTGGATGTGTGGATGTTGCCCTTGGTGTCTTTAGTAGGATTGAAAAGAAAGATTTGGTGCCTTGGAATTCCTTGATTCAAGGGTTAGACATGCATGAACGTGGTGAGAAAGCACTTGAGCTTTTCACTAGGATGGTACATGAGGGTTTTGAACCGGACAAATATACGTTCATTGGCCTTTTATGTGCTTGCACCCATGCAGGCCTTGTCAATGAGGGAGTATTACTTCTATTGAATGGAGAAAGTGCATGGGATTGTTCCTCAAGTTGA